Within the Xiphophorus couchianus chromosome 17, X_couchianus-1.0, whole genome shotgun sequence genome, the region GTAATAAGATgagaaatacttttgcaatatCCTAAACATATCATGACAACAGTTCCTTGACCTTTGAAAGAGCTCAACGATCAAATTGAAAGCTAAAATAAGTGCCAGCACTACTGAATTATAAGTGACAGATTCATCTCATGGCTGGATCCAGACGGTTTTAATGGAAGTGAACAGCCTGAGACCACTCAGAGGAGggaaaagaaatgattaaaaagcaGTCCgtttctttagaaaaacaaaaaaaatggctacaaaagcaaaaaaaaaaaaaaaaaaaaatgcttcaaattcTGTCCCCCCCTCACTGCATGCCAGACAGTTTCACACCGCCGCTTCAGACTGGAGTCATGCGTCAGCCCTGGAGATGTCAGAGACGGCGCCGTCTGACCGCTGCTGGCTCAGATGAGCTCACTGAGGCAGCAGCACACATGGATCCCCTCCACCCCAGCAAATACAACCTAACCCTCCTTTACGTGACATCAGGACAAATTAACCACACAAAACATTCcactttttacagttttattcattaatattaCAGATTATTGCTCATCTTCTAACATGatcacttcagatttttttttgtttttgacaactTAACGCATGACTGAGAATTTAGCCAGTTTGTACTGTATGAGGATTTACATCAATAAATACAGGAGACTTCTTTACACCTTCTTATACacctacatttgtttttttgtcagatcTGTATATAGTTTGTATACACATAAACAATGCTGGTGTCTTCCCTCATCCAGTTAACCGTATATTAAAACAGTTCTCCTCCCTAAACCCGCGGGTCAGGATCCTGAGGcagctgttaaaaaataactacGGCCTGcgagacagaaataaaaacataaaagacatggacaaacacacacgcatacgCACATCATTCATTAGCACACATTTACAGAATtaaaggggggggggaaaaatagGCCTTAAGACAATGGGTCACACAATCCTGTGTGGAGATTCAACAGCACAAGGAGACAAGGACGCACAGACACCGACTGTGACACAGAATGGAGGAACAGATTTTTATACTACACACTTCTTTTGGGCCACCATTCACCTCTTTTTGATATTAACGTTTTGAATGAAAGTCAGAGATAAATTGTAGATGGgtgaagagttaaaaaaaaaaccaacaaaactcTTTCAAACGCTGAGTTGGAAAAATAAGCTTGAAATGCGCATCACAGTATGAAATGCTTTCTGATTGGGATAAACATCGGCTGATTATGGTTCCATACAACGCACTGACACCCTGGGtaaagatgcaaacaaaaagcCTAAAGTAAAGACGCGCTGACCTCACGGCGTTTGCATGTCGTACACCATATTAAGTGCAAGCTGTGGTACCAGCAACACCCTTCAGTGCAGACGTCGTTACTGAGGGAGGAAAGTTAGGCGTTGTCAATGTGAGTGAAGTATAAAGAGTTCCTGAAAAGGAGATGCGTCTAAATTTATTCAGGCTGTGAGAGCAAGAGAGACTTACAGCGGATAATGGGAAGGCTAAACCAAATGTGGTaccatttctgttttatcctttCAGTCTATTTCTGCCATTATAGTGGATTTGTGAAATTTTAGACTAAAGGTAAGGGAATACATTCTTTAATACTCATGGAgacaaaattattaattttaattcacTGATTTAACTCCAAAAATATGCGTTTAGAAACTTTAAGAATGTAGTACTTTTTGAAGCTACTTTGCTTTAACTCGCACAGTGTGACATCGCCTCCACTTCTAACTCACTAATTGCACTGATGTTCACTTGAGATGCAGACAAACTGGCTGTTGATTagaatcaaacaaattttcagAACGATTGGATTCAACTTTGGTggtcagaaactcaaaaatccaaTCATTAACCTGACAGATGAACGCAACATGCCATTGTTACAAGTTGACAATAGTCTTCGGTGTTGAAGTTGTTACCGAAAGAAGATTAGTTTCAGTGCAAGTGTTTCAAACGAAGTTGGGagatgcaaaaaaaccccaaaaaactgcAAGAAGCGCCTTTGAAAGAAAGACGTCTGCTCTTAATTTAGGCTGCAAAAGAGTACGAATTATTAAGATAACAGGAAGTACAAATGCATTTCTAGCTATCTGTTGTGTCATGGAAGAAGATGTGGAaatgttcacaggaaactggaAATGGTCATCTGTGctatttcatttttatacagCAGCGGAACAGGAAGTCTTTTAGGATTgaaaaaaaggtatttaaaCACTGATcaagggaaaacatttttttaaagaaatgaaagattAATTTAAGGCTTCAGGTCGCTGCTTTACTTGGGGTGTCAAAAAATCTGGAGGGGATGcatgatggatttttttttatattacatagTATAGCGACACTGGTTTGGGTTTACATCTGGTTAAGCATTGAGGCCTGTGCAGATGAGATGTTAATAGTGATTGCATCTTATTacacaacaataaaagaaaaaaagtccttCAATAGTGGATGGAGAGTCATCGCAAAATCTGATCTCCAAACATGAAGATGAATGTGCTTCTGTGATTAGGATAAAAACAATCGTCAGTCAGAAAGTTGGCGAGTAATTGACACATTTCAGTACCCTTAACCTGTTCAATGTGTATGgcaagtacaaaaaaaaaaaaaagcaccataCTTTTTTATGGAGTACCTGCAACAAACTGCTTCATGCTATGTAAATACTCTGTCACAGTATTCAGAATGAGggtttgagtacatttattacAGATGGTTAGAACATTTAGTTGCTTCTCTGTGCGACACGACGATTCGGTCAAAAATGAAAGATTCGATGGAAAGAtagaaaaatcttaaattctatataaatatctaaatatacAGTATACCTTTGTAATGATTTGACAATCTGCCATGCTTCTACTACAGTATAGTCTTTCTCGTTAAAgaaaaggacaaagaaaaataaaaacgaaaATGATTAAATACTTGTTGTGACTTCAACACTGGTGTGTTTTGAGCAGCTGGAGACCAAAAGAGCAGCCAAAGAGATGGTTTCACTGTGGGTTTAAGAGTCGGGTGAGGAGAGCAAGTCAACATCCAGTTATGTTTATacaaatggggggaaaaaagcattaaaatacaaGATATGATTGGACCCCTGAGGCCCTCACACAAGACCAGCAACCCGccctatttttgttttgttttttgaaaaaaacccctgaaaatCAAAGGGTAGAAAACAAAAGACGAGGAGGGAGAAAGAAATAATAGCAAAAAAAGGGGAAGAACTGTCCATGACTAAATCTTCATTTGcacaccttttaaaaaaaaaaaaagaaaaacaatcaaagtttTGCTTACAGAGTCTTCGTTTCATCTTTTTAAGAGATAAAGAATCAAAATTCTGGCAGCGTGGGGGGAGGATAGAGGACTAACAGACAACTCGACGCATCTAGAGAGATGAGGGAGAAAGTAAAACAACTGTTGTTTGACGAGGAGCGAGAGTGATTATtcgttttattaaaacaattattactGTGGGCGGgtgggaataaaataaagaaggaaacaggaaaagttAGGGCTTCCTCTTTTCTCCAGATGTAAAGCAGATGTTTTCACTATGCCGTCTATCCTTCCTTCCCCCCtgtcctcctcttctccctctgAGTCTGTGCGATTCATGGAGAACTGATATTTCCTCATTCAACTCAATGGTTTAAtacctggaaaacaaaacaaagcaatagaAAGGTCTAATCAGAAAGTGAACAGAAGGAAGAGAATTCAGTAATTTCTGTCcaattaaaaaccacaaactttcatGTATTATATGCAATAAAAATTGCAACTAATGTGGAGTGGAAGCAGCCATTTTGGAGCAGTTTACCTATAGTAGTTTGGCTTAAAGGGCCCGTTCTTGTTCAAGCCCAGGTACTTGGCCTGCTCATCAGTCAACTCTGTGAGATGCGCGTCAAACGTAGGGAGATGTAGGCTGGCCACATACTCATCTggacagcagagagagagaaaaaaaagagagagagtaaaCATCTTAGCATTTTCCAGGATCTCTGAcctgaaaaattacaatttcaagaaggaaaaagaggaaATCCAGGGTAACTACTGTCTTCTTTTTCTCATACGAGCCCTTTTCCATTCACTGACAGCGTGACCTACATCTGCCTTTCTTTACCAAGCTTCTCTCTCAGCAATGAATGCATGATCCATTTTTAATAGCAtcaaactgaagacatttttaccCATTTTCTTGGGCAGCAGATAAACATCCTGCTTGTACCGTCCCTCGGGGGCGTTGTAGAGCTCTATCAGGGCCAGAGCCTGCAGGGAAACAAATGACATAAACATGTTTGAGCAGACTTCTCAGTTTGTcgcaggcaaaaaaaaaagctgtaaatgtagaaaaaaaaaaaaaagaagagagaaacaaaatcagTTAAAACAACAGAGGTGTACCTGGGTCGTGGCAGTGATGGAGAGCACAAACGTGGGCACTGTGGAGCAGCTGAGGTTCAGCAGACGGCCCTGGAGAGAAAAttaacaacaacacacacacacacacacacacacacacacaaaaacccgTTAGAAACACACTTCTACTAGCTTGGTGTTGCTCAAGCTTTTACCAAGACCAAACTGAGTAAAAACCTATATTTTACATATCAGGGTTTCCTCTACATGTAACTGGTTACAGTGCACTGCCGAGGCAAAATAACAGCCGCCACACCTTCAGAATGAAGATGTTTAAACATATGCTAAAACGATTAAAGCATACGAGATGTTTACCTACATATCTAGTCTGTATTTGCACACTTAAACTAAccataatcatcatcatcataatgcTGGCTCCTGTCTGACTGCAAAGCCAACTACTGTGCGCTGCTCTCAGTAGTGAAGTagagggaaagaaaacacaatagaAAGCTGCCAAAAGGAGGTTAAGTTGCATGTACTTTTAGTTCAAGCTTGTGAAAAGCAACCCTAACGTTCCTTGAGTGATATTGGTGACTGAAACGAATTAGTCACTTAAAGAGGTTGAAGtagagttttttcttttgtttaaaaaaaaaaaaaaaggtcttagAGGAAAGCCTGCAAATcataatagaaatataaaacaagacAAGCTTTTAATTTCAGGTTCACTGATGTAGTTCCAACCTGCTTCAGATCAAACGGGCTCAGAATCGTCGGCTCCAAGGAGCTGGCAGCTCGGCCGGCCCTGCTGAGCTGCTCTCATTCTGTCATGGCTCATGATTCACTCACAAATACACCGCTTCTTATCCAGGCAACACATGTGCCCTGATATATATTTCACACTAACTTCATAGATTTGGATGCAACCAGATCTGTTGTCTGTATCTTTAGTTGTTCTCCGACTAACATCGATCAGCTCAATCTGCAATGCAGTTCACAACAATAAGTCAGGCCGATAGgatttgtttggacatttttaggCGGAGAGTAACGCACCTCTGCCAGCAGGACTATCCTCTTGGCATCCGGCCAGATGATGTGGTCCACCTGTGAGCGAACCCTCTCCCAGGTTAGTTCAGGGGTCCGCAGGCTGGCCTGcggaacaaaaacaatttaaggcCATTTTAGCCTCTACATGCGGAAGATGATCTTTTCCCCAGCTATCATGATGGATCAAATAATTAAGAACACTTAGTCCTTTGTGCTCCTACTTGACTTAAAAGccccaaaaatgaaaacacatttccaaaTTTCTTACAAAATCCTGCAACATAAACAGTAAGAGCAGCAGGCATTGTTAAAGGCGTCTGATGTCGTTATTAAGAGTTGCAAACTGACCACATCGATCTCGGTGTTGGAGTGCCCCATGTTGCAGACAATGCAGCCGTTCTTCATGCGGTCCAGGTGCTCTCTCACCACAACGTTCTTATTACCtagtgaagaagaaaagaagaggtGAACGCGTGATTCAATCTGCGAAAAGGTGCAGGAAAAGagtacactttaaaaaataaaaatcataggAGGTCAGGATAAGACAACCAAGTCTGCCTCTACCACTTATAATTTAATTACTTATCTTAGAATGTGAGCAAAATTAATTAGGTCTGGAAATAGAATTCAATTAAGAGTTGGCTCAACATGTCTGAAGGtttaaagaattttgttttcGGATTAAAACGACGAGCAAATAttctttatgaaatattttaacagttacCCATTACTATGTAAAcctacaaacacaaagtaagaggggtcaaagttcaaatgGCGTTTTCTTTGAGCCTACAAAGATTTCGAAATTATTTGCATCCCTTGAACTTTATTTCTCCTTCACAACTAGAAACTAAACTGAATTTTAGTGGGATTTAGTGTGACTGGGTGGGGATTTGAAGCTGGTCATGTTGATGCAGGATGGACTGAACTAAACGCTGGAAAccataaaaaagaaagacttctTACAGGCTGGAAAAGCATGAACAGCACACATACATGTTGGAACAGAGCAGTCATAGcgcaaaaacaaatcaaattgaaaatctgtaaaaaacaaacaaaagaaaaacaaaaaaaacaaagaataaaaaaaagacttaaattcTCCATCTCATCTGATAAAGACTGAGCAGTTAAGCAAAGAAGAATGGCCAAAACCTGTTGATGTTCAAAGGTGGTAGATGCacatcattttcctttttacgTTGTGATTATACACATCTTTTTGTTGGTGTACTATATGGAAATGGACCTAAATACATTGAATCATATGAAGAtgctcaaaagaaaaaactttctcAATGTGCTCTATGTTTGCTAATCTTCCACACAGCTGAATTGTCAACATCACTCTTTTTACCTAAAGGTGCAGATCTCATTCggggggggggagagagggGAGACgtgaatgtatgtttttttgttttttttaaagtttaggttgtttttttttaaggctgcCTTGTTTCTGTGCAACTCGCTACGACTGCAGAGCCTCCGCTTCAACCCTGACGGGCGGTATTTGGTAACAAACTGGTGACCAGTAATTCTCTGCTCTAATCCAAAGGTCAGCATCGGCTCCCTCGCCCTCGAGGTTCAGAACTTTATTAGCAACCACTGCAGATGATTTCGCCGACTCAATGACCCGTCTAGTCACCTTGAACAAGACGCAACAGAAACTGTGAACGTCTGCACCCTGACTAGATTAGCAGAATGTCAAGATCAGCAGCCGAGGGTGGAAGCAGCAAGCCAACCTGTGCAGGTGATGACGATGTCCACTTGTCTGATGACTTCGTTGAGTTTCACCAGTCTGAAGCCATccatgcttaaaaaaaaaaaaaaagaaaagaaagatgatTAATCACTAATGATTAACTgataatcatgattaatcaatgaCTTGAAATAACTGCCAACTAATTTAGGAATGGATTAATCGTTCCTTCAGTTatggccatttgctgaaagaacatacTCAGAgcagcaactaaaacaaaactgtacaagAAATATACAAGTtgtgcatttaagataaaaacccTTCTTCGTCTATGAATGCATTATACCCAGAATTCAAATAGCACAGTTTTAGCTCCATCTGCTTCAAATACTATAAGACAATAAAGCACTTCTTGCTATGTAATCATTAATTAGTTAATccaaaacattaatcaacagatcagccctacactgtattgataaGTCGAGTagaaagggctgagcttttcacatattgatgttagaagtatttttatattttaggtgCAGATACATCTTTTTCCTTTTAGGcaatacaatgtttattttctcatttgaaaaaggaaatatttgtttgtattttttttttttaaatattgtataaaagaTGAAGATGTTAAACAAAAACTGCGCAGAAAGTGCCAAAtttttaatccgattaattgattaatcgctagaataatcgattactaaaataattgttagcttaATAGTGAAAAGTGACTTTCCTGCAATATAAGTGagccaaaataaagaaaaaactaaagctTACCAGGCCTGCAAGGCACAGATGGGGTCGATCTCTGTGACGTAGACGATGGAGCCCATGGCTTTGAGGGCAGCGCAGCAACCTTTTCCAACCTGAGGGTGGTGAAAACAGAAGGGCTGGTAATTTAGTTAACAGGGGTGCAATTCAGTGTGTTACAGAGAAACGCAGCCAGAAATGCACACAGCATTCCCAGAAAGCAGGCCAGAGCTCGAGCTGTGATCAGTGCAGTCGCGGTCTACTGTGATGTAATAATAACACAGACACTGACACCTCAGATGATGATACATTGATTTTTAACAAGAATTGGGTGGGCACGTTTGATTACTGTGGATTTTCTCTCATTCTCACAGGCTGTGAATTTTTTTATAGAGTTGAAGTTTCTGTAACTTCCAGTTTTGGGCAGAGTGGAGTTGCTTGGTTGTTCTCAATTTTCTTTCAATCAAAACCAACAGTTTGAGTCAGATGGTTAAAAATTGGACACAATTGGCCGTTCCAACATTTCTATAAACCAAAACATGCATCAAATGTGTTTTAGGTATGTATAAATCAGGCTAAGTTTGTTTGAACCGCCTTCCCAAATCTCTGACTGCCACTTGTTGAACATTTCAGGACCATTCTTAAAGATGAGGCTTTCTGgcaatttaaatgaactttttctcaaaaagtGCTCAAACATCCTGCTGTTATAAGTGACACTGTGAAAATATTAGCAGTGTTTGACCTATGTTTCAATACCTGCGTTGATcacagaaaatccacaataaacgTAAACTTTTTCACCCAGTAGCTATTTCAATTCTAGCGTgattttttcctcagttttagCAGAACACCAGCAGGAACACATGTGACTTAAACAAAACCATTAACCTTACCTCTCCATATCCACACACCACCACCTGTTTGCCTCCAAACATCACGTCAGTGGTCCTCTTCAAGCTGGAGACACAGATGCATGTTTCAGTGCTGCCGCTTCTCTACCACTGGAAGCAATTTGTAcggaaagaaaacatgttttataccCGTCTAAGATGGATTCTCTGCAGCAGTAAAGGTTGTCGAACTTTTGCTTGGTAACAGAGTCGTTGACGTTCATGGCTGGAACACACAGCTTCCCCGCCTTGGACAGTTGGTACAAccttcacacacacaatttCTTATTAGATCTTTTTGATGGCACAACTAAAAATAGAGTCCAAACATAAAGAGAtccaaatgtattttctattttaatttgtttgcatCAAACTGTGAGTGCAGATAAAAATGTGTACCACTTTCCACCACCAGATGGCAATGTTGCCAAACTTGACAATGGATGCAAACAGGGCCTTATTCTGTTACTGTGCaggtttttacaaatattttaatctttaaagaCACAGAGAATCAGTTTAATCATCTTTCAACTAAAACATGTCTGTAATATCCAGCATAAAGGacaaaaatcatgcaaaaagaaGAGGACATGTGGACGCTGCTTATCCTACCTGTGGACACCAGTAACACTCTCCTCTACGATGCCCTTGATCTTCTTGAACATGTTGGGGTACTTTTTATAAATCCAGTGCGTCAGATCTCCACCGTCATCCAGGATCTGGGGAGAAAAATGGagttaaaataaagaagttaGGAAGAAAAATTGGAAAAGATgtcaagaataaattaaaagaaaggaaagaaaatagtGTTTTTGGTCACAAAGACGCATTTTATGAGACAGACCAACACATAGTAACACATGATTAtgtggggtaaaaaaaaaaacaatataaaggCCTTTGTGTTGTTTGGTTGGAGACAGTCTGACATGATTAGGTCTgcaactaataattattttagtaatcgattattctattGATAAATTGGCTAAAATTGAAAAGAATTTGGCAAAttcagcagatttttcattCGACTACTTAAGCCATTTCATACAGtaacataaatacattaaagatgaataaacaaataattaaattcctttttaataacgaaaatatacattttattgcGTTGAACATGTGTCGAAAActatgtaacaaaaaaaaaacaaacaaaaaaagacggCTGCTACCATGTTGGGTTGCCAGCCTTCCACGTTGACGCAGCGGTCGATGCACCACCAGAAGTCATCCTCTGACTCACCCTTCCAGGCGAACACGCTGAAACCTGCAGAGTGGAAGGAAGCAAAGAGCGCAGAGTTGACAAAAACGTGACAAGAAGGAGAAGATAGAAAGATTTTAGATTAGAAGGCTTTCAAACTATTCTCACCTCCTTCTGCCAGAGCTGCAGCCACTTCATTTTGGGTGGAGTAGATGTTGCAGGCTGCCCACCTGCACTGAGCGCCCAGAGCTGACAGAGTCTCCATCAGcacctgaggaaaaaaaaaaaaacaaagctgcagagtttGGCTTTTGTGCCAGACTAAAGACGTCAACacgttgcctttttttttttttgttgtgtcacTCACAGCGGTCTGCGCGGTGATGTGTGTGCAGCCCACCACCTTGGCACCAGCGAGGGGTTTCTCCCCCTGAGCTCGCTTCCTCAGCGCCATCAGTGCTGGCATCTCTGGCGGAGagggaaacacacacaaagcgGAAGCTGGAATTAGCTGGAAGGTAAAAGGAATTCCCAGCTTTAATCTCATTAGCTGAGCTCTAATCCATCCAGTCGTCCAGATGAAGGAGTTACAGATGCTAAAAGATGCTATCAGTGTGTTTAGCCCTGCACTGCTTCGCACTGATGTGATCAAACTCCTTCCGAGTGTGTTGGTTCTACCTTGCTCTGCGATCTCGATCTCTCTGCGCCCGAAGTCGGCCTGCTTGATGTTTTTGATGCAGAAATCTCCGTTGCCTTTGGAGTTCTTCTGCTGTTTGTCCCGGGGTGAGGTCTCATCGTCGGAGCTGTCGGTGTACGACGCCGCTGCAAGCGATCGCACGTAAGAACGTCAGTGAAGGGAAAGGACACAACGCGTTTATTTTCAGCAAACCTAAACCTGGCTTTGCAGAAAGGTTTCGCAGCACTg harbors:
- the ahcyl2b gene encoding adenosylhomocysteinase like 2b isoform X1, producing MSVQVVAAKMAEVELKDVSAGKALPAESPVTPTSEEKTLARNEPQKEAGSSAAAATSPTAEPSAKAGEGSRGLLTPSAAKMPQASALKHSDPQQNGGDAFVNRDGTVAEAPRMKKIQFADQKQEFNKRPSKIGRRSLSRSISQSSTDSYSSAASYTDSSDDETSPRDKQQKNSKGNGDFCIKNIKQADFGRREIEIAEQEMPALMALRKRAQGEKPLAGAKVVGCTHITAQTAVLMETLSALGAQCRWAACNIYSTQNEVAAALAEGGFSVFAWKGESEDDFWWCIDRCVNVEGWQPNMILDDGGDLTHWIYKKYPNMFKKIKGIVEESVTGVHRLYQLSKAGKLCVPAMNVNDSVTKQKFDNLYCCRESILDGLKRTTDVMFGGKQVVVCGYGEVGKGCCAALKAMGSIVYVTEIDPICALQACMDGFRLVKLNEVIRQVDIVITCTGNKNVVVREHLDRMKNGCIVCNMGHSNTEIDVASLRTPELTWERVRSQVDHIIWPDAKRIVLLAEGRLLNLSCSTVPTFVLSITATTQALALIELYNAPEGRYKQDVYLLPKKMDEYVASLHLPTFDAHLTELTDEQAKYLGLNKNGPFKPNYYRY
- the ahcyl2b gene encoding adenosylhomocysteinase like 2b isoform X2 — its product is MSVQVVAAKMAEVELKDVSAGKALPAESPVTPTSEEKTLARNEPQKEAGSSAAAATSPTAEPSAKAGEGSRGLLTPSAAKMPQASALKHSDPQQNGGDAFVNRDGTVAEAPRMKKIQFADQKQEFNKRPSKIGRRSLSRSISQSSTDSYSSAASYTDSSDDETSPRDKQQKNSKGNGDFCIKNIKQADFGRREIEIAEQEMPALMALRKRAQGEKPLAGAKVVGCTHITAQTAVLMETLSALGAQCRWAACNIYSTQNEVAAALAEGGFSVFAWKGESEDDFWWCIDRCVNVEGWQPNMILDDGGDLTHWIYKKYPNMFKKIKGIVEESVTGVHRLYQLSKAGKLCVPAMNVNDSVTKQKFDNLYCCRESILDGLKRTTDVMFGGKQVVVCGYGEVGKGCCAALKAMGSIVYVTEIDPICALQACMDGFRLVKLNEVIRQVDIVITCTGNKNVVVREHLDRMKNGCIVCNMGHSNTEIDVASLRTPELTWERVRSQVDHIIWPDAKRIVLLAEGRLLNLSCSTVPTFVLSITATTQALALIELYNAPEGRYKQDVYLLPKKMDEYVASLHLPTFDAHLTELTDEQAKYLGLNKNGPFKPNYYR